One genomic region from Terasakiella sp. SH-1 encodes:
- a CDS encoding LysR family transcriptional regulator, which translates to MQNWDDLRYFLSVARNGSFSAASESLSVNGSTVGRRIDQLEGELQCKLFDRQRYGMILTPDGRRLLDHVQQMENSAVNLENMIKGNDQALNGRVRISVTDGLGSFWLTPNLVDFQKSYPQISLDVMSEGHFVDLSAREADIAIRLSEPTEPALKIRKVGMIKFHVFAAPAYVDSFGMPRDWADLSGHKLVDYLGYQESQALSLWQESVKNHQDVVFQTNSAMSFVSALRSGMGIGMLPRFYVHAVSDLIILDLPTDLFEMSIYLVTHEDTSQTARIQAVKQYMEGLFERDRRAWFS; encoded by the coding sequence GCTATTTTCTATCGGTTGCCCGTAATGGGAGCTTCTCAGCAGCGTCTGAGAGCCTGTCTGTTAACGGCTCAACAGTGGGTCGGCGCATTGATCAATTGGAAGGCGAACTTCAGTGTAAGCTGTTTGACCGTCAACGTTATGGCATGATCTTGACTCCGGATGGGCGACGTTTATTGGACCATGTTCAACAGATGGAAAATTCCGCTGTGAATTTGGAAAATATGATCAAGGGAAATGATCAGGCACTAAATGGTCGGGTGCGTATTTCTGTAACTGATGGATTGGGGTCTTTTTGGTTGACCCCCAATTTGGTTGACTTTCAAAAATCCTATCCTCAAATTTCCCTTGATGTTATGAGCGAGGGGCATTTTGTTGACCTTTCTGCTCGTGAAGCTGATATTGCCATTCGTTTAAGTGAACCGACAGAGCCTGCGTTGAAAATCCGTAAAGTGGGAATGATCAAATTCCATGTATTTGCCGCCCCGGCTTATGTGGATTCTTTTGGCATGCCCAGGGACTGGGCTGATTTATCCGGCCATAAACTTGTGGATTATCTGGGCTACCAGGAAAGTCAGGCGCTTTCTTTATGGCAGGAAAGTGTTAAAAATCATCAAGATGTTGTTTTTCAAACCAACAGTGCCATGAGTTTTGTCAGTGCGTTGCGCAGTGGCATGGGAATCGGCATGTTACCGCGTTTTTATGTCCATGCGGTCAGTGATTTGATTATTTTGGACCTTCCCACAGACCTTTTTGAAATGTCGATTTATCTGGTGACTCATGAAGATACCAGCCAGACAGCCCGGATTCAGGCGGTGAAACAGTATATGGAAGGTCTGTTTGAACGTGATCGGCGGGCCTGGTTTAGCTAG